acttggcaatttttttttttaaatctgaccactgtcactttaggtgctgataactttaaaccgctttgacttatccaggccattctgagacttttttcgcaacatattgtacttcatgacactggtaaaatgaagttaaaaaaacaaacatttttatttataaaaaaaaaaaaaaaatttacccaaaatttgcaaaaaatggcaaatttccaagtttcaatttctctacttctataatacatagtaatacctccaaaatagttattactttacattccccttcatgtttggatcattttgggaatattttattttttggggatgttataaggcttagaagcaaatcttgaaatttttcagaaattttcaaaaacccaatttttagggaccagttcaggtctgaagtcactttgcgaggcttacataatagaaaccacccaaaaatgaccacattctataaactacacccttcaaggtattcaaaactgatgttaaccctttaggtgctccacaagaattaatggaaaatagatacaatttcaaaaaaaaaattgtgcagattttccatttttttttttttttacttttacaaagcaagggttaacagccaaacaaaactcaatatttatggccccgattctgtagtttacagaaacaccccatatgtggtcgtaaactactgtacaggcacaaggcagggcgcagaaggaaaggaatgccatacggtttttggaaggcagattttgctggacagtttttttgtttttttttttacaccatgtcccatttaaagcccccgatgcaaccctagagtagaaactccataaaagtgaccccatctaagaaactacaccccctcaaggtattcaaaacagatttgatTTTACCaacgtagttaaccctttaggtgttccacaagagttattggcaaatggagattacatttcagaattaaaatttttgggcaaattttccattttaatccatttttcccagtaacaaagcaagggttaacagccaaacaaaatgtaatatttatggccctgattctgtagtttacagaaacaccccatatgtggtcgtaaacagctgtacgggcacacggcagggcgcagaaggaaaggaatgccatacggtttttggaaggcagattttgctggacttttttgacaccatgtcccatttgaagcccccctgatgcaactttagagtagaaactccccaaaaaattacccgattttagaaactacgggatagggtggcagtattgttggtactagtttagggtacataagatttttggttgctctatattacactttatgtgaggcaagataagaaatagctgttttggcagttttaatttattatttacaacattcatctgacaggttagatcatgtgatatttttatagaccaggttgtcacagatgtggcgatacctaataagtatactattttagtatttttaattttcaattaattgaatgttcAAAAAAATTTGTCTCACTCATTTATTTTGGTTGCATGTTGAAgccctacttggaaccttgttaagatccagccatgctaaataagattttttgccatttttcaagtggtcttaaacttttgatcagaactgtatcatgttaatttgcatatgtatcaaatcatttatttttttttatacaataaaagcacacagagctatggggactgggtattgcggatgtgctagtggccatctagcaacccatgtcctcagctctatacacaaaatcctggtgaccggttccctttaagctctgcctctaaggctgggttcagacctaagCGTTCGGGATGGAACGCCCTTTATGCACgattgtatgcgcgtttacaatcgcggctccggaacaagcgaacgcccattgtcgcgcgttcccaaaagtctatgtacgggaacacgcgacaagacgccccaaagaagctcctgtacttcttggggcgtcgggcgttttacagcgcgatcgtacgcgctgtaaaacgctcaggtgagaaccattcccatagggaatcattggttcttgcctgttgagtgttttacagcgcgtaggaacgcgctgtaaaccgCTCAGGTCTAATCCCAGCCTAATGCCAGCAGATCTAAGGCAGGTGTATCCTACAAGTCAGTGTTCCACCTTttacagctgtctgcagatgagatgctggcttgaTTATCGAAGACCTGTCTGCCTTTAAAAAAGGTCAAATATTTACTTATAAGGTATCTGCCTTATATCTGGTGGAATTCGAGGCAGAACTTGGCAAGAGCTCATTTGCACACCTTCTACCCTTGTGTGGAGTTGGTAGGGCTCGATCTGATCTACTGTGTTCAGTCAGTAACTAATAGCACAGTGTTTCACCTTCATATTAAATCACAAAGCACCAGGCGTTAGTTATATGGAATTTTATTGATGTAATTTGACCGATGAAACATCTTAATCAAAGAGTCCAAATCCCATATCGTCGTCAGACTCCTCAGATTCTTCTTTCTTCTCCTCCTGAGCAGGTGCAGCAGCGGGAGCAGAAGCAGCCTCTACAACAGGAGCAGCGACAGCAAACGCAGATGGATCTGCCAGGAAAGCCTTGACCTGCAAAACAGAAGGCCCAGTAAATACCAACACGATCATATAAAGCAGACCAAGACAGACTGACTATGCGAACTAAAGCACAACAGgcatagtattggataacccctttaaagaggttctctgggaataatgaGTTTTTATCAAGTGCCCCCAGCCTGCCTCTCTAAACTAAAGATGCATACTCACCTGCTCTCTGCAGCTCTGGCCCTCCACAATAAATTCCACCATGTCCATGTTCCAGTCCCCGCCGTGGTGACAACCGATGCAGCACGGAcacatgctccactgcagcaAACAAGCAGCAGTGAGGTGCCACCTGTGGCTATGTTACTGTGGaaaccagttattggctgcaatgGAGCATGTTACCATGCTGTGCCGGATGTCAACCCTGCAGGACCAGAACATGGACACAGTGTGAAGAATTAGCAGCGGGGGGCAGAAAAGTATGAATCCTCTGTTTAGAGAGGCAGGCTGCAGGCACTTGCTATAAATGTATTATTCCAAGATGACCCTTTTAAACGGGTTGTCCCCATCCACACAACCAGCTGATCAATAAGGTCCAAAAACCCCAGTGGTAAAAGCCTTAATGAACATTAAGGGGAAACTTCTGAAGACTTCTATGCCTTTCCTAGCATAGAAAAGTTGACTATTTCACAGAACTCTAATTttgtaccaaaaaaataaaaatatagattaGAGTTAGGGCCTATGCGCAGCACCACATTTTGCAGTCACTCCATCTCTATTGGACTGCTGAAGATAACCGAGTGCTGTAGCCTGCTTCTCTATAGCAGTCACAATGAGAGGAATGGGGCAGGGAGAAGTTTAAAAcccagcacaacccctttaatactaccAGTACATTGGagcggggtggcagcaggagactgTTGGAGCAGTTTATTTAGGCATCGGTCAGACTGACCATTCTTCCAAAGCAGGTTTTAAAGTTCAAGCAGTGATAGGATTTCTTTGGATGCAGACCTATCTAGAATCATCTTCATGCACGTCCTATTGCTCCCTGCTGAAACCTGCCTcacaggatctcaatagcggaagaaaacaattcagttttgtccctattcattgtcaatagggacaaaactgaacgaaacgtaTCAAAATGCATTTTGTTTGGTTGCGTtcacatcgcagacagaataacgctgcaagcagcatttttctgtctgcaatgtggtgcggagctagaaggatctgtcctgacacatacaatgtaagtcaatggggaccgatctgttttctgacaatagaaaacggatccatccctctgactttcaatggcgttcatgacggatgcatgcttgTGTTATTGTaatgaagtgtttttgcagatccatgacagatacacaaaaaatgctaatgtgaaagtagccttaccttgtcTGCCAATGGGAAGCTGTAATCTGTCTCCACTGCAACAGCAAGAACCCGCTTGTATCCATTGATGATGGAATGAGGTATAGAGGCGACAGTCGGATAACCAATCTGCAGGCAAACACTGGCCACATTGCGCACAccctattaaaaataaaaataaaattgtagattcaagtCACACGAGCTTGCAACTATATTTGAACCTTATAATTTGCATAGGTAACATACCTCCAAAAAGCGAATTCTCAGGGCATCCTCTGTGATATCCAAGACATCTGGGCTGTAGATGCTTCCATTGTCGTAGACTTGTTGGATTATCAAACCAAAGGAGAATGGAGAAATGTTCAACATGTTCAGCAGGGTGGCTTCGCTGGCACCTACTTTGTCTCCAGTCTTAATCAGCTGTACATCACTCTGCAGAAGAAGTTTTTGCCATTAGGCTGCACCTACTCCTATATGAACTAGAGAAACTCAGACTACGCAACCAAATTCATTTGCAGCTTTCATTTATAAAGAAATGCATTTTAAGTTTGGCCACCAAGACCATTGCTTACCAGAATTTCAATAGTTCCTCTGGAGATTTTAGTAGTGATTCCCAAAGCCTGGAAGAAGGATGTCTTCTCAGGACCCAAACCAGTATTCTGGGCAGGCACTGTGACTTCACAAGGTGCAATGGCTCCAGCACGAGCAGAAGCTGGCACCTAACAAGACAGTTTTTTCAAAAATTAGGGCACTGTGTAAAGTTTTGATGAACAAACTAACTTTGGCATTCCTTATATACGGCTAAAACACATCTTTCCTCATTCTGCGTAGTAAAGGTGCACCGCATCAGACTTCAGGTATGTACGTACAGTCTTTGCAGTGTGAACAATGTTCTTTATCCCTCAGTTTTTATCGCCAATAGTGAGAACTGCTACTTGGAAGTAAGAATGAGCCATGTGCAATTACCATGCAGTCTAACCAATTCCAAAAGCAATCAACACACCATGTTATACATGTGAAGGTAGCTAATTGTACTTTACAGCAGGATATCATTTTAGCTTGACATTAACCACTATGTAGAAccttcaggggcggactggccataaacTCTACAAGGAAATATCCCAGAGGGCCGCCTAAGCACTCCCCATGCTCACTGGCAAGGTACAAAATGATCTTATGCCCATCAGGTACTTCTGTTCCTGGCCAGTGGCGCTCTACTGAATTCAACTGTACTGCTGTTTTTAGaatggtaatacagttgagtaCTGTAACGGGGgtgtcagtattttgtgctgcactacggtactgctagccccacctacttctgttgccccCAACTTCTTTCGACTGGGACCAGCATACAACATGGGGTCacttaaagattttttttgcagggccactttaagctcccagtcCATCCCTGAGATAGTCTATTTCCTACAGCCAAGAGGTCCCTTGCCAATAGCTACAGGTTACCTTCTACCTTATGGAGGTGTGATTACCTTGTTGGCAAGTAGCATATCTCGCACTTCTGTAAGATCTTCCTTGGTGAAAACAAATCCCACATTTCCCTTGATGTGAGGCAGaagcctacaaaaaaaaaaaatttgaaattaaTTGCTTGAAGAAGACGAAAATACATCATTCATGAAAAGCAAAGTCAAGACTCACTTTTCCAGGGCAGAGTTATTTTCCAAGTGGCCACGGATAGCCTTGCGCATCATGGTGTTCTTTCCCATCAGCACCACGGCTTTCCCTCGCAGGGACATACGGATCTGTTGCATCTGCTTTGAGCCAACATTGTCCGCCCCCACGATAAAGCATTTTGGATAGTCATCCAGCAGTTGCTGAAAGAAAAAACAAGAACGTTTGTATAAATTCTGTAAAACTACAGGCTTAGTAGCCCATCTGTAAATGTGTACCAGAATGGTCAagatcacttaggctactttcacactggcgtttctggtccatttgtgagatccgtttcggggctctcacaagcggcccaaaacggatcagtttagccctaatgcattctgaatggataaggatccgttcagaatccatcagtttgcctccgttcagcctccattccactctgcaggcggacaccaaaaccctgcttgcagcgttttgatctCTGCCTGacaatgcggagccaaacagatccgtcctgacttacaatgtaagccaatggggacagatccgttttcactgacaatatggtgcaattgaaaacggatccgtccaccattgactttcagtgtaagtcaaaacggatccgtttgcattatcatgaacgaaaaaaataaaataaataaaagcgtttgcattatagttgCGATCTGTCTGTgcaaaaccagacggatccgcacctaacgcaggtgcgaaagtagcctcaaagggattgtctcagctcctgaaacaacccctttaacatatctaTAAAAGTTACACATTTACAGAATCAAGTGAAGCAACAACAAAAATACTTACAATGATTTTCAGAAAATAGTTGGACTTCCACGTAGACCTGTCTTCCCTGGGCATCTTGTCAGTGCTTCCAAGGATTGCCACAAAAAGGGTTTAAAGACCTGATGATCTTGTGAAAGAGATACTTACATCAGCTGGAGAAGCAGCACATTACATAACAGTTATCTGCACGGACTACTACTACAACCCGCTGTAAACCAGTACTGTGCTATACAGAGCAAGGTTTACAAACCTCCACAAGCAGGGAGCTACACAATACCATTTTATTGCTTATCGGTACTGTCAGTATTTCAATACTAAGCTGTGCTATTGCGTAGTTTAGTGGCAGGTCCAACTGAGAGAACGCGCCCACGGTATGTTCTGATCAGCTGCCCGCTCTAGCCGCACGGCAGTGAAGGAAGGACAGCATCCTTCCCACCGCAATGCAGCCGGAAAACAGGAGCAGCGAGGTG
This portion of the Bufo gargarizans isolate SCDJY-AF-19 chromosome 1, ASM1485885v1, whole genome shotgun sequence genome encodes:
- the RPLP0 gene encoding 60S acidic ribosomal protein P0; its protein translation is MPREDRSTWKSNYFLKIIQLLDDYPKCFIVGADNVGSKQMQQIRMSLRGKAVVLMGKNTMMRKAIRGHLENNSALEKLLPHIKGNVGFVFTKEDLTEVRDMLLANKVPASARAGAIAPCEVTVPAQNTGLGPEKTSFFQALGITTKISRGTIEILSDVQLIKTGDKVGASEATLLNMLNISPFSFGLIIQQVYDNGSIYSPDVLDITEDALRIRFLEGVRNVASVCLQIGYPTVASIPHSIINGYKRVLAVAVETDYSFPLADKVKAFLADPSAFAVAAPVVEAASAPAAAPAQEEKKEESEESDDDMGFGLFD